Within the Marixanthomonas sp. SCSIO 43207 genome, the region TAGATAAAAAGAGATACAGATAGTACTTGAACAACAAAAAGTAAGATGTTAAAGAGATGTATAATTTTTTCAGATTTACCTTGTACCAAAAAATACTTATCGCTTATTGGTAATGTAATAAATTGCTGAAACTCTTTTGGGTATAGATATTTTACAGTCGTTATTAAAAGCAAGCAAGCTACTAGAATAATAGTAACCCAATCCATAGAATCTATGTGCCTTTCAATATACTGCATGTATTGAATTTTGTTGATAAAGGTACATTAAAACAACATTGTCAAAAAGCAATTCAATTAGAATTTCCTTCACATTTATTTGCTTAAAAAAAGGTACATTTGCGCTAAAATGCAGGCTATGTCCAAAGCCCTCGTGGTTATTCCTACATACAATGAAATTGAAAACATTGAGCGGTTGGTGCGTAATGTTTTTGCTTTACGGATGAATTTCCACATTTTGGTAGTTGATGATAACTCACCAGACGGAACGGCACAAGCTGTTGAAAAACTCGTGACAGAATATGAAGATCAACTTTATATTTTAAACCGAAAAGAAAAATCTGGTCTGGGTACTGCATACATAGCAGGATTTAAGTGGGCACTACAAAGAGATTATGAATATATTTTTGAAATGGATGCCGATTTCTCTCATAATCCAAATGATTTAATTAGATTATACAATGCTTGCAGAAAAAACGGTGCAGACATGTCTATAGGCTCTAGGTATGTGCAAGGAGTAAATGTGGTAAACTGGCCTATGACACGAGTTTTATTGTCTTGGGGCGCTTCGAAATATGTTCGGTTTATTACCGGTATGAACCTTTATGATACAACAGCCGGTTTTGTTTGTTATAAAAGAAAAGTTTTGGAGAAAATCAATTTGGATAAAATACAATTTGTAGGTTATGCGTTTCAAATTGAAATGAAATTTAAAGCCTATTTGGCAAAATTTAAAATAGAAGAAGTCCCGGTTATTTTTACAGACAGAACTCGAGGCGAATCAAAAATGGACACTAGAATTATTTCTGAAGCCATTTTTGGAGTGATAAAAATGAAGTTTAAAAGCCTTTTTGGCAACACAGATTTTAATGAAATATAGATGAGTAGTATTTTAATAAAAAACGCAAATATAGTTAACGAAGGGAGCATTTTTCAAGGTGATGTACTTATTGAAAATGACATCATTGCAGAGGTGTCAAATAGTATTAGTGCAAAATCTTCAGACACCAAGATAATTGATGCAGACGGTCAATACTTATTGCCGGGAATGATTGATGATCAAGTACATTTTAGACAACCGGGCTTAACGCACAAAGCAGATATTGAAACCGAATCAAAAGCTGCTGTTGCAGGTGGTATCACTACATTTATTGAAATGCCCAATACCATACCTCAAGCCACTACTATTGAGCTTTTGGAAGATAAATTCAGCATTGCAAAAGAAACTTCTTGGGCTAATTACAGTTTCATGTTTGGCGGAACCAATGATAACCTAGATGAAATTTTAAAAGTAGACCCTAAAAAAGTAGCAGGGTTAAAATTGTTTCTAGGCTCATCAACCGGGAATATGCTAGTTGATAACCCTGAAACTATTGAAAATATTTTCAGCAAAACCAAGTTGTTGATTTCTACACATTGTGAAGATGAGGCTACCATAAAAAAGAATCTTGAAGAACATATTAAAGAATACGGTGATGACATTCCTATTGAAAAACATCCGGTAATACGTAGTG harbors:
- a CDS encoding polyprenol monophosphomannose synthase, giving the protein MSKALVVIPTYNEIENIERLVRNVFALRMNFHILVVDDNSPDGTAQAVEKLVTEYEDQLYILNRKEKSGLGTAYIAGFKWALQRDYEYIFEMDADFSHNPNDLIRLYNACRKNGADMSIGSRYVQGVNVVNWPMTRVLLSWGASKYVRFITGMNLYDTTAGFVCYKRKVLEKINLDKIQFVGYAFQIEMKFKAYLAKFKIEEVPVIFTDRTRGESKMDTRIISEAIFGVIKMKFKSLFGNTDFNEI